The Coffea eugenioides isolate CCC68of chromosome 8, Ceug_1.0, whole genome shotgun sequence genome has a segment encoding these proteins:
- the LOC113779868 gene encoding serine/threonine-protein kinase Aurora-1: protein MAIATEAQQEHKGSSEGSTAVEKKRWTLNDFDIGKPLGRGKFGHVYLAREKRSNHIVALKVLFKSQLKQSQVEHQLRREVEIQSHLRHPNILRLYGYFYDQKRVYLILEYAAKGELYKELQKCKYFSERRAATYVASLARALIYCHGKHVIHRDIKPENLLVGAQGELKIADFGWSVHTFNRRRTMCGTLDYLPPEMVESVEHDANVDIWSLGVLCYEFLYGVPPFEAKEHSDTYRRIVQVDLKFPPKPVVSASAKDLISQMLVKDSSQRLPLHKLLEHPWIVQNAEPSGIYRG from the exons ATGGCGATCGCCACTGAGGCTCAGCAAGAGCACAAg ggTTCTTCAGAGGGATCGACAGCAGTGGAGAAAAAGAGGTGGACTTTGAATGACTTCGACATTGGGAAGCCTCTAGGCAGAGGAAAGTTTGGTCATGTATATCTTGCTAGGGAAAAGAGG AGCAATCATATTGTGGCACTGAAGGTACTATTCAAAAGCCAGCTGAAACAATCTCAAGTTGAACACCAGCTCCGCCGTGAAGTTGAAATACAGAGTCACCTTCGGCATCCCAATATTCTAAGACTATATGGCTACTTCTATGATCAG AAACGAGTTTATTTGATTCTGGAGTATGCTGCTAAGGGTGAGCTCTACAAGGAGTTGCAGAAATGTAAATATTTCAGTGAAAGGCGGGCAGCTACT TATGTTGCATCGCTTGCTCGGGCCCTCATCTATTGTCATGGAAAGCATGTAATTCATCGAGATATTAAACCAGAGAACCTTCTGGTTGGCGCACAG GGTGAACTCAAGATAGCAGATTTTGGTTGGTCAGTGCACACGTTCAATCGCCGGCGTACCATGTGTGGCACTTTAGATTATCTACCACCTGAGATGG TGGAAAGTGTGGAGCATGACGCAAATGTGGATATCTGGAGCCTTGGTGTCCTATGCTATGAGTTTCTGTATGGGGTTCCTCCTTTTGAAGCAAAGGAACATTCTGATACTTATAGAAG GATAGTCCAAGTCGACTTGAAGTTCCCTCCAAAACCTGTTGTATCAGCATCAGCCAAGGACCTAATTAGCCAG ATGCTTGTCAAGGATTCTTCACAGAGGCTTCCACTACACAAGTTGCTTGAGCATCCCTGGATTGTACAAAACGCAGAACCGTCAGGCATATATAGGGGTTAA